In Chroicocephalus ridibundus chromosome 4, bChrRid1.1, whole genome shotgun sequence, one genomic interval encodes:
- the CPSF7 gene encoding cleavage and polyadenylation specificity factor subunit 7, which translates to MSEGVDLIDIYADEEFNQDSEFSNADQMDLYDDVLAASSQPAESRTSTSEPPPEIRQEPSPKPNSKSPAILYTYSGLRNKRAAVYVGSFSWWTTDQQLIQTIRSVGVYDVVELKFAENRANGQSKGYAEVVVASENSVHKLLELLPGKILNGDKVEVRLATRQNLSQFEAQARKRVPPRAHSRDSVDSVDGRATPTENALPPARLEKPPSVLPFFNRPPAALPLMGLPPPPMPPPPPLSSGFGVPPPPPGIHYQHLMPPPPRLPPHLAVPPPGAVPPALHLNPAFFPPPNAALGPPPDTYGKAMAPYNHSSRELGPPPPPVSEVEFEEIMNRNRAISSSAISKAVSGASAGDYSDAIETLLTAIAVIKQSRVANDERCRVLLSSLKDCLHGIEAKSYSTSASSSSSRKRHRSRERSPSRSRESSRRHRDLLHSEDRHEDYFQERNREHERHRDRDRERDRHH; encoded by the exons ATGTCCGAGGGAGTGGATCTGATTGATATTTACGCTGACGAGGAATTCAACCAG GACTCTGAATTCAGTAATGCTGATCAGATGGATCTGTACGACGACGTGTTAGCAGCCAGCTCGCAACCCGCCGAAAGCCGCACCAGCACCTCGGAGCCACCCCCGGAGATCCGTCAGGAGCCGTCCCCCAAGCCCAACAGCAAATCTCCCGCCATCCTCTACACGTACAGCGGGCTGCGCAACAAGAGAGCCGCCGTCTACGTGGGCAGCTTCTCCTGG tGGACAACTGACCAGCAGCTGATCCAGACCATCCGCTCCGTCGGTGTCTACGACGTAGTGGAGCTAAAATTCGCCGAGAACCGAGCCAATGGCCAGTCGAAAGG GTACGCAGAGGTGGTGGTGGCCTCCGAGAACTCGGTCCACAAACTCCTGGAGCTCCTGCCCGGCAAAATCCTCAACGGGGATAAggtggaggtgaggctggcaaCCCGGCAGAACCTGTCACAGTTCGAGGCGCAGGCTCGCAAAC GTGTGCCGCCGAGGGCTCACTCCCGGGACTCCGTGGACTCAGTGGATGGCCGTGCCACGCCGACGGAGAATGCCTTGCCGCCTGCCCGCTTGGAGAAACCCCCCTCTGTCCTGCCTTTTTTCaaccgcccccccgccgccctgcccctcatggggctgcccccgccgccgaTGCCGCCCCCGCCACCCCTCTCCTCCGGCTTCggcgtccccccgcctcctcccggcATCCACTACCAGCATCTCATGCCCCCGCCGCCTCGACTGCCCCCCCACCTGGCTGTGCCACCCCCGGGGGCTGTCCCCCCTGCCCTACACCTCAACCCTgccttcttccccccacccaaCGCGGCACTGGGTCCTCCACCGGACACCTACGGCAAGGCCATGGCCCCCTACAACCACAGCAG CCGGGAGCTCGGCCCGCCACCTCCCCCTGTGAGCGAAGTGGAGTTCGAGGAGATCATGAACAGGAACCGGGCGATCTCCAGCAGCGCCATTTCCAAGGCAGTGTCCGGCGCCAGCGCAG GCGATTACAGCGACGCCATTGAGACCCTCCTCACGGCCATCGCCGTCATCAAGCAGTCCCGCGTCGCCAACGACGAGCGGTGCCGCGTCCTCCTCTCGTCCCTCAAAGACTGTCTGCACGGCATCGAAGCCAAGTCCTACAGCACGagcgccagcagcagctcctccag gaaaAGACACCGATCTCGGGAGCGTTCTCCCAGCCGGTCCCGCGAAAGCAGCCGGCGACACCGGGACCTTCTCCACAGCGAGGATCGGCACGAAGACTATTTCCAGGAGCGGAACCGGGAGCACGAGCGACATCgggacagggacagagagagggaccGGCATCACTGA
- the TMEM216 gene encoding transmembrane protein 216: MAPRSRQRSSAPLQVLLFLNGWYSATYFLLEAFVFVYKVLLLPYPFTNLVLDVVLLFLYLGTEATRIFFGSKGNLCQRKVPLSISLALTVPAAVMATYYLLLQTYALRLEAILSAILLLFYAVELLLGVLLLVSFSSVDSY; this comes from the exons ATGGCGCCCAGGA GCCGCCAGCGCTCCTCGGCGCCGCTTCAGGTCCTGCTTTTCCTCAACGGCTGGTACAGCGCTACCTACTTCCTCCTGGAGGCCTTCGTCTTCGTGTACAAAG tgctgctgctgccctacCCCTTCACCAACCTGGTGCTGGACGTGGTGCTGCTCTTCCTCTACCTCGGCACTGAGGCCACCCGCATCTTCTTCG GGTCCAAGGGCAACCTTTGCCAGCGGAAGGTGCCGCTCTCCATCAGCCTGGCCCTGACCGTCCCGGCGGCCGTGATGGCGACCTATTACCTGCTGCTGCAGACCTATGCCCTGCGTCTGGAAGCCATCCTCAgcgccatcctcctcctcttctatgccgtggagctgctgctgggcgTCCTCCTGCTGGTCTCCTTTTCCAG CGTGGATTCGTACTGA
- the TMEM138 gene encoding transmembrane protein 138, with protein MLQTSNYSLVLFLQFILLFYDLFVNSFSELLRTAPAVQLVLFIIQDIAILFNVIIIFLMFFNTFVFQAGLVNLLFHKFKGTILLSAAYLALSISFHVWVMNLRWRDSSRFVWTEGLQTLFVFQRLAAVLYCYFYKRTAVHLGDPLFYQDSLWLRKEFAHFRG; from the exons ATGCTCCAAACCAGCAACTACAGCCTGGTGCTGTTCCTGCAGTTCATCCTGCTTTTCTACGACCTCTTTGTCAACTCCTTCTCGGAGCTGCTCCGCACGGCCCCCGCCGTCCAGCTCGTCCTCTTCAT catccAGGACATCGCTATTCTCTTCAAcgtcatcatcatcttcctcatgTTCTTCAACACCTTCGTCTTCCAGGCCGGGCTGGTCAATCTTCTCTTCCACAAATTCAAGGGGACCATCCTGCTGTCGGCGGCCTACCTGGCGCTCAGCATCTCCTTCCACGTCTGGGTGATG AACCTGCGCTGGAGGGACTCCAGCCGCTTCGTGTGGACCGAAGGCCTGCAGACCCTTTTCGTTTTCCAGCGGCTGG cgGCCGTGCTCTACTGCTACTTCTACAAGAGAACCGCGGTGCACCTGGGGGACCCCCTCTTCTACCAGGACTCGCTCTGGCTCCGCAAGGAGTTTGCCCATTTCCGCGGCTGA
- the LOC134514976 gene encoding lysosomal membrane ascorbate-dependent ferrireductase CYB561A3 isoform X1 translates to MEAAGEAEGAAGPGGRRAGLRHRRPVAEMLDLPFLPFCAFLGGLGFVCVAFVSAWCQHWRGGFAWDGSAQMFNWHPVLMVTGMVVLYGAAALVYRLPPAWRGPKFPWKVLHGALALAAFVLAVLGLVAVFRFHNDNGTPNMYSLHSWLGLATVLLFSCQWVAGFSAFLLPWAPTWLRALYKPIHVFFGSIILLLSVASCVSGINEKLFFSLKNGTTAYKLLPPEAVFANTLGLLILLFGVLVLGALSRPSWKRPDADSPDSCQPLLTAER, encoded by the exons ATGGAGGCGGCCGGCGAGgccgagggggcggcggggcccggcgggcggcgggcgggcctgAG GCATCGCCGTCCCGTCGCGGAGATGCTGGATCTGCCCTTCCTACCCTTCTGCGCCTTCCTGGGCGGCCTGGGCTTCGTCTGCGTGGCCTTCGTGAGCGCCTGGTGCCAGCATTGGCGCGGTGGCTTTGCCTGGGATGGCAGCGCCCAGATGTTTAACTGGCACCCGGTGCTGATGGTGACGGGCATGGTGGTGCTGTACGGCGCAG CGGCCCTGGTGTATCGCCTGCCCCCCGCCTGGAGAGGCCCCAAGTTCCCCTGGAAGGTGCTGCACGGCGCCCTGGCCCTGGCAGCCTTCGTCCTGGccgtgctggggctggtggccgtCTTTCGCTTCCACAACGACAACGGGACGCCCAACATGTATTCGCTGCACagctggctggggctggccacCGTGCTGCTCTTCTCCTGCCAG tggGTGGCCGGCTTCAGCgccttcctgctgccctgggctcctaCCTGGCTCCGTGCCCTCTACAAGCCCATCCACGTCTTCTTCGGCTCCATCATCCTCCTGCTGTCCGTAGCTTCGTGCGTGTCAGGCATCAATGAGAAGCTCTTCTTCAGCCT GAAGAATGGGACGACGGCGTACAAGCTCCTGCCTCCTGAGGCTGTTTTTGCCAACACTCTGggtctcctcatcctcctctttgGGGTGCTGGTCCTGGGCGCCCTGTCCAGGCCGAGCTGGAAGCGCCCTGACGCCGACTCCCCGGACTCTTGCCAG cccttgcTCACCGCCGAGCGCTGA
- the LOC134514976 gene encoding lysosomal membrane ascorbate-dependent ferrireductase CYB561A3 isoform X2 translates to MLDLPFLPFCAFLGGLGFVCVAFVSAWCQHWRGGFAWDGSAQMFNWHPVLMVTGMVVLYGAAALVYRLPPAWRGPKFPWKVLHGALALAAFVLAVLGLVAVFRFHNDNGTPNMYSLHSWLGLATVLLFSCQWVAGFSAFLLPWAPTWLRALYKPIHVFFGSIILLLSVASCVSGINEKLFFSLKNGTTAYKLLPPEAVFANTLGLLILLFGVLVLGALSRPSWKRPDADSPDSCQPLLTAER, encoded by the exons ATGCTGGATCTGCCCTTCCTACCCTTCTGCGCCTTCCTGGGCGGCCTGGGCTTCGTCTGCGTGGCCTTCGTGAGCGCCTGGTGCCAGCATTGGCGCGGTGGCTTTGCCTGGGATGGCAGCGCCCAGATGTTTAACTGGCACCCGGTGCTGATGGTGACGGGCATGGTGGTGCTGTACGGCGCAG CGGCCCTGGTGTATCGCCTGCCCCCCGCCTGGAGAGGCCCCAAGTTCCCCTGGAAGGTGCTGCACGGCGCCCTGGCCCTGGCAGCCTTCGTCCTGGccgtgctggggctggtggccgtCTTTCGCTTCCACAACGACAACGGGACGCCCAACATGTATTCGCTGCACagctggctggggctggccacCGTGCTGCTCTTCTCCTGCCAG tggGTGGCCGGCTTCAGCgccttcctgctgccctgggctcctaCCTGGCTCCGTGCCCTCTACAAGCCCATCCACGTCTTCTTCGGCTCCATCATCCTCCTGCTGTCCGTAGCTTCGTGCGTGTCAGGCATCAATGAGAAGCTCTTCTTCAGCCT GAAGAATGGGACGACGGCGTACAAGCTCCTGCCTCCTGAGGCTGTTTTTGCCAACACTCTGggtctcctcatcctcctctttgGGGTGCTGGTCCTGGGCGCCCTGTCCAGGCCGAGCTGGAAGCGCCCTGACGCCGACTCCCCGGACTCTTGCCAG cccttgcTCACCGCCGAGCGCTGA